The Methanolacinia petrolearia DSM 11571 genome has a segment encoding these proteins:
- a CDS encoding EFR1 family ferrodoxin (N-terminal region resembles flavodoxins. C-terminal ferrodoxin region binds two 4Fe-4S clusters.) produces the protein MKILTLYYSATGNTEKIADVITKKLRELGADAERKDITPYNTRQNEIDLSPYDAVIFGFPVYSWRAPREAREWLYTLDGRNMKCSMFFTYGGFIIHPAHYSTQQILEKQGFTVVSSAEFLARHTFNLGGWKAMEDRPNGSDCEVAEEYAERTYRRFTGEDNGILQDLEKTEYTEEFLDEIEKFRFKILTQLPTREGAECSLCGICEESCPSGAMDAETGEADPEKCTACLACVSKCPEDALKINDMKGSWEYKLNIENISVDEMNKKKSRIYL, from the coding sequence ATGAAAATTCTGACACTTTATTACTCGGCAACAGGCAACACGGAAAAGATCGCAGATGTAATTACCAAAAAACTGAGAGAACTCGGGGCGGATGCGGAGAGAAAAGATATCACCCCGTATAATACAAGACAAAACGAGATCGACCTGTCACCCTATGATGCCGTAATATTTGGATTTCCGGTATACTCGTGGCGTGCCCCGCGGGAGGCCAGGGAATGGCTGTACACGCTGGACGGCAGAAATATGAAATGCTCGATGTTTTTCACTTACGGGGGTTTCATCATTCATCCGGCCCACTACTCCACACAGCAGATACTGGAAAAACAGGGTTTCACCGTCGTTTCGTCTGCCGAATTTCTTGCACGGCACACCTTCAATCTCGGCGGATGGAAGGCGATGGAAGACAGGCCGAACGGGTCGGATTGCGAGGTGGCGGAAGAGTATGCCGAACGAACGTACCGCAGGTTTACCGGAGAAGATAATGGAATCCTGCAGGACCTTGAAAAGACGGAGTATACCGAAGAGTTCCTGGACGAAATTGAAAAATTCAGGTTCAAAATTCTGACCCAACTCCCGACAAGAGAGGGTGCCGAATGCTCCCTGTGCGGAATATGCGAAGAATCCTGCCCTTCAGGTGCAATGGATGCAGAGACCGGGGAGGCCGACCCGGAGAAGTGCACGGCCTGCCTTGCATGTGTTTCGAAATGCCCGGAAGACGCCCTGAAGATCAATGATATGAAAGGCAGCTGGGAATACAAGCTTAATATCGAGAATATATCCGTCGATGAGATGAACAAAAAGAAGAGCAGAATCTATCTTTGA
- a CDS encoding 5-formyltetrahydrofolate cyclo-ligase: MSQDSNLREEKNKIRDIMRNRRDSLTPEEKKTKGEAICKHFFTLINPGQTVMGFSSKDIEVNTAPILQRLLDEGYDLVVPIIVKEDYSLRLSYLRDLSHLVPSTFNVPEPIGNEIPVPEGAVDVVMLPMLGFDRRGGRLGYGSGYYDRFLEKNPDVIKIALAFACQEADELPLEDNDVMMDYIVTEDDVIKTGKQE, translated from the coding sequence ATGTCTCAGGATTCTAACCTACGTGAAGAGAAGAACAAAATCCGCGATATTATGAGAAACAGGCGTGATTCGCTTACTCCTGAGGAGAAAAAAACAAAAGGCGAAGCCATCTGCAAACACTTTTTCACACTTATCAACCCGGGCCAGACGGTTATGGGTTTTTCATCAAAGGATATTGAAGTCAATACGGCTCCCATCCTGCAGAGGCTTCTCGATGAGGGATATGATCTGGTTGTTCCTATCATTGTAAAGGAGGATTACAGCCTCAGGCTTTCGTATTTAAGGGATCTTTCGCATCTTGTTCCCAGCACATTCAATGTTCCCGAACCTATCGGAAACGAGATCCCTGTTCCCGAAGGTGCAGTGGATGTTGTAATGCTGCCGATGCTTGGTTTCGACAGGCGTGGCGGAAGGCTCGGATATGGATCGGGCTACTATGACAGGTTCCTTGAGAAAAATCCTGATGTAATTAAAATTGCACTTGCATTTGCCTGCCAGGAGGCGGATGAACTGCCGCTTGAGGATAATGATGTGATGATGGATTACATTGTAACTGAAGACGATGTAATCAAAACCGGAAAACAGGAGTGA
- a CDS encoding glycosyltransferase family 39 protein produces MTGKDFISAYRNEILLAAILVLSGILNIWNIWSQGITNEYYAAAVRSMLENPGVMFFNSFDAAGFVTVDKPPVGLWVQAASAALLGFSGWALVLPQALAGVGSVALVYLIVSRPFGKQAGLVSAFALAVTPIFVAVSRNGTIDGLLILVLLLAFWTGLYAARKQSLPYLLLAMILVGIGFNIKMIQALIVVPAILAAYILATMDKPAIKRVSHIFLAVVVLLVVSFSWTVAMDSIPADERPYIGGSGDNTVWGLITGHNGIDRLESSSGSGTGSAPSLQGEAAISDTISEITSSSGALTSDNSEQSDLSNHTSGNRSSHSSGLLNQSKTSSTRSSSAGSSGGSTHTGSGSMDDTGSPGIFRLFGSELSGQIAWLLAFALIGLLAFFKRPAEISGKGLEESGYFSERGILLAALLLWLLPGMLYFSFTTGHWHVYYLATIAPPLAALAGIGAFGLYRAFFTDGPKSWLLVAAIAIAGLLQAVFLLYNEEWVGAFIPAFIAAIVLLTASLVYINIRKSKSGHLQKAVVFTAIAILFVAPFAWACTPMLSGSGSRLPTAGPDLLDGGKNSAGSGESLSGLAQYLISHNNSETFLVAVPSSNSGGAELILETGYPVMALGGYSGSDQILSVEELEEYVDEGRIKYFLVTDSSSGRGSSSGNSEIYSWIRDYCTEVPSSEWSGSTGEWSSYTLYEYNNSAQ; encoded by the coding sequence ATGACCGGAAAAGATTTCATATCCGCATACAGGAACGAGATCCTGCTTGCCGCCATCCTTGTTCTCTCCGGAATTCTCAACATATGGAACATATGGAGCCAGGGGATCACGAACGAGTATTACGCGGCGGCAGTTAGGAGCATGCTGGAAAATCCCGGTGTAATGTTTTTTAATTCGTTTGATGCGGCCGGATTCGTTACCGTGGACAAGCCCCCGGTAGGATTATGGGTCCAGGCTGCGAGTGCAGCCCTCTTAGGTTTCAGCGGGTGGGCTCTCGTTCTTCCCCAGGCGCTTGCAGGGGTGGGATCGGTCGCACTCGTATATCTCATCGTCTCAAGACCGTTCGGGAAGCAGGCAGGACTCGTCTCGGCATTCGCCCTTGCAGTAACTCCAATATTCGTTGCAGTTTCGCGTAACGGAACGATCGACGGTCTTTTGATCCTGGTACTCCTGCTTGCTTTCTGGACAGGTCTCTACGCCGCACGGAAACAGTCACTCCCTTACCTCCTGCTTGCGATGATCCTGGTAGGCATAGGTTTCAATATCAAGATGATCCAGGCCCTGATCGTCGTTCCCGCAATTCTCGCTGCGTATATATTGGCTACAATGGATAAGCCTGCAATAAAAAGGGTCTCTCACATTTTTCTCGCGGTTGTCGTCTTACTTGTCGTTTCTTTCTCCTGGACCGTGGCAATGGACTCAATCCCCGCCGACGAGCGTCCATACATCGGGGGAAGCGGGGACAATACAGTATGGGGACTAATCACCGGCCACAACGGTATAGACCGCCTTGAGAGCAGCTCCGGTTCCGGCACCGGTTCAGCCCCTTCCCTGCAGGGAGAAGCTGCAATCTCCGATACAATTAGTGAAATCACATCATCCTCAGGCGCTTTAACCAGTGATAATAGTGAGCAAAGCGATCTTAGTAATCACACTTCAGGTAACAGATCTTCACATAGTTCCGGATTATTGAACCAGAGTAAAACATCCTCGACCCGGTCTTCATCCGCAGGGTCATCGGGCGGATCGACACACACAGGAAGCGGAAGTATGGACGACACCGGATCTCCGGGCATATTCCGTCTCTTCGGCAGTGAACTTTCGGGCCAGATCGCCTGGCTTCTTGCATTCGCCCTGATCGGGCTTCTCGCCTTTTTCAAACGGCCTGCGGAGATCTCAGGAAAAGGGCTTGAAGAATCAGGATACTTCAGCGAACGGGGAATCCTGCTTGCGGCACTTCTCCTGTGGCTCCTGCCGGGGATGCTCTACTTCAGTTTTACAACAGGGCACTGGCACGTATACTACCTTGCGACCATCGCCCCTCCGCTTGCGGCCCTGGCAGGAATCGGTGCATTCGGACTTTACAGGGCATTCTTCACGGACGGACCGAAGAGCTGGCTGCTTGTTGCGGCGATCGCCATCGCCGGTCTGCTCCAGGCGGTCTTCCTTCTATACAACGAAGAGTGGGTGGGAGCGTTCATCCCGGCGTTTATCGCTGCGATAGTCCTGCTCACCGCTTCCCTTGTCTATATCAACATCCGGAAGAGCAAAAGCGGGCATCTGCAAAAAGCGGTCGTCTTCACCGCGATCGCAATTTTATTCGTCGCTCCGTTCGCATGGGCATGCACCCCCATGCTGTCCGGTTCGGGTTCGAGACTGCCGACCGCGGGCCCGGATCTCCTGGACGGAGGGAAGAATTCGGCCGGCTCAGGAGAAAGTCTCTCCGGGCTCGCCCAATACCTGATATCTCATAATAACAGCGAGACCTTCCTTGTGGCCGTGCCGAGCAGCAACTCGGGCGGGGCGGAACTGATACTGGAGACCGGGTATCCGGTGATGGCACTGGGAGGATATTCCGGGAGCGACCAGATCCTTTCCGTTGAGGAGCTTGAGGAGTACGTCGATGAAGGCCGGATAAAATATTTCCTGGTAACCGATTCATCATCCGGCCGCGGTTCTTCCTCAGGGAACAGCGAAATATACTCGTGGATACGCGATTACTGCACCGAAGTTCCTTCGTCGGAATGGAGCGGCAGCACAGGAGAGTGGTCGTCGTACACCCTCTACGAATACAACAATAGTGCACAATAA
- a CDS encoding condensation domain-containing protein, with product MSPERAPAPPFDIFNIYFDKIYDPTMHLCFSLDGRIDEERFRSAFILVLESDPYLSSRYTEENGVAYWERIPREKYEKAFAIHTVDGGDLAPPDVPPGFVDVYSGPPAAAAIFRAEGKGDVVTVSIHHGCSDVHGLIDLASLLFTVYRKLGEDPAYVPEFRGWYDRDANKILDKFSEDEIKKEAGRDKRIVDRWVFPFDYTGRGTPRYAFRIFPEERLPAVKEFGKRYGATVNDVLIAAYILALIELRDDPSDLDNLRGVLSSADMRRHLRRTWEYSVENLSIAEMIEIVAVEGEELGDAVRKVAEITKGRKAGAFGAFDIMFYEDLYDSGLGAVRNFFNEILSGYDTTTLKNPVFSNIGVIDDGRFDPGSVMNIEYALFLPVICWPPGFLLCASTWKGSLSIQCGYEEGPYSAGTIDKFLDIIDRLLP from the coding sequence ATGAGTCCCGAAAGAGCCCCTGCCCCGCCTTTTGACATATTCAATATATACTTCGACAAGATCTACGACCCGACGATGCACCTATGCTTCAGTCTCGACGGCCGGATCGACGAGGAGAGATTCAGATCCGCCTTCATACTCGTCCTTGAATCAGATCCTTATCTTTCGTCTCGTTACACGGAGGAGAACGGTGTCGCGTACTGGGAGAGGATTCCGCGGGAAAAATACGAAAAGGCGTTCGCTATTCATACGGTGGACGGGGGAGACCTGGCGCCCCCTGATGTTCCCCCGGGATTCGTGGATGTATATTCCGGCCCTCCTGCCGCTGCAGCGATATTCCGGGCGGAAGGAAAAGGCGACGTCGTCACCGTAAGCATCCACCACGGGTGCAGCGATGTCCACGGGCTTATCGATCTTGCATCGTTACTCTTTACGGTCTACCGGAAGCTCGGCGAAGACCCTGCTTATGTACCTGAATTCAGGGGCTGGTACGACAGGGATGCGAATAAGATCCTCGATAAGTTTTCTGAAGACGAGATTAAGAAAGAGGCCGGAAGAGATAAGAGAATTGTCGACCGGTGGGTGTTTCCGTTCGATTACACGGGACGCGGAACTCCGCGGTATGCGTTCAGGATCTTTCCGGAAGAAAGGCTCCCGGCGGTGAAGGAGTTTGGAAAGAGATATGGTGCGACTGTAAACGATGTCCTGATCGCGGCATACATCCTTGCTCTCATCGAACTCAGGGACGATCCGTCCGACCTGGATAATTTGAGGGGCGTTCTTTCGTCTGCCGATATGAGGCGGCATCTCCGGCGAACATGGGAGTATTCGGTCGAAAATCTCTCGATCGCGGAGATGATTGAGATCGTGGCAGTGGAAGGTGAAGAACTGGGAGATGCCGTGCGAAAGGTCGCGGAGATAACGAAGGGGAGGAAGGCCGGGGCGTTCGGTGCATTTGATATAATGTTCTACGAAGATCTCTATGACAGCGGATTAGGTGCCGTAAGGAACTTTTTTAACGAGATCCTCTCAGGTTATGATACGACGACACTCAAGAATCCTGTCTTTTCCAACATCGGAGTAATCGACGACGGGAGGTTTGATCCCGGTTCAGTCATGAATATAGAATATGCATTGTTCCTCCCCGTAATCTGCTGGCCGCCCGGTTTTCTCCTGTGTGCGTCCACGTGGAAGGGATCGCTTTCGATCCAGTGCGGGTACGAGGAGGGACCGTATTCTGCCGGGACCATAGACAAATTCCTCGACATTATCGACAGGCTTCTCCCCTGA
- the rsgA gene encoding ribosome small subunit-dependent GTPase A: protein MNSDSGEKIRPQKYKLEDLGWDDSLASAFEKYGGSYVPGRVSSRHKTVFDVITCRGSVQAGASGALHRIGKFPAVGDFVVLLPVPEAGTYTIVDILPRKTVFSRGVPGKDGSDQVIAANIDTVFIVTAIGPDFNSRRIERYLAIVHSSGAKPVILINKADLSEDPDSVIDSLSLSASGVPVIAISALMQSGLSQLEQFLSPGTTVALIGSSGVGKSTLINALLKKEVQATGGNRESDGKGRHKTTVRQLFILDNGALVIDNPGLREVGPGTSGSGMSEAFHDIIELAAGCRFSDCRHENEPGCAVRKAVEDGVLPQERLDNYLRLSRELEFQQEKAEIGSARLERKRWKGISKAARDIGELKKR from the coding sequence ATGAATTCGGATTCAGGAGAGAAGATTCGGCCGCAGAAATATAAATTGGAAGACCTGGGGTGGGACGATTCGCTTGCTTCGGCATTTGAAAAATACGGCGGGTCCTATGTTCCGGGAAGAGTATCGAGCCGGCACAAGACGGTTTTCGACGTGATAACCTGCCGGGGGTCTGTGCAGGCGGGAGCTTCCGGGGCTCTTCACAGGATCGGAAAGTTTCCGGCGGTCGGCGATTTCGTAGTCCTTCTCCCGGTGCCGGAGGCAGGCACATATACCATAGTGGATATCCTGCCCCGGAAGACGGTGTTTAGCCGCGGAGTTCCCGGAAAGGACGGGAGCGACCAAGTGATCGCCGCAAATATCGATACGGTCTTTATAGTAACTGCAATCGGACCCGACTTCAACTCCCGGCGAATAGAGAGATATCTCGCCATCGTCCATTCTTCCGGTGCGAAGCCTGTTATTCTCATCAACAAGGCAGACCTTTCGGAAGACCCGGACTCGGTTATCGATTCGCTTTCCCTGTCGGCATCCGGGGTGCCGGTAATAGCGATCAGCGCCCTCATGCAATCCGGACTATCACAACTCGAACAGTTCCTCTCGCCCGGCACAACCGTCGCCCTCATCGGTTCTTCGGGAGTCGGCAAATCCACGCTGATAAACGCCCTCCTGAAAAAAGAGGTTCAGGCCACAGGGGGTAATCGTGAATCCGACGGGAAAGGACGCCACAAAACCACCGTCAGGCAACTATTCATTCTCGACAACGGAGCGCTTGTCATCGACAACCCGGGACTGAGAGAGGTCGGGCCGGGCACTTCGGGCTCGGGGATGAGCGAGGCATTCCACGACATCATCGAACTTGCAGCAGGGTGCAGGTTTTCCGATTGCAGGCACGAGAACGAACCGGGCTGTGCGGTCCGCAAGGCGGTTGAAGACGGCGTTCTCCCGCAGGAGCGTCTCGACAACTATCTAAGGCTCTCAAGGGAGCTTGAATTCCAGCAGGAAAAGGCGGAGATCGGCTCTGCAAGACTTGAGCGGAAAAGATGGAAGGGGATCAGCAAGGCGGCACGGGATATCGGCGAACTGAAAAAAAGGTAA
- a CDS encoding HEAT repeat domain-containing protein, producing the protein MCKSERIGLLIEGLYGPDKAERAKCIEELVECGKTAVIPLINLLDDDSWVIRYRAAEALGLIGDERALSALTGSLHDEKDHVRYMAAKGLGMFGQKESSISLLPLLRDKNEYVRRITAVSLGNIGVSSSAKAALETAVKIEKDSSALDAMKQALEKIS; encoded by the coding sequence ATGTGCAAAAGCGAGAGAATCGGTCTCCTGATCGAGGGACTTTACGGGCCGGACAAGGCTGAGAGGGCAAAATGCATTGAGGAGCTTGTCGAATGCGGGAAGACCGCCGTCATACCGCTGATAAATCTTCTCGACGATGATTCGTGGGTTATCAGGTACAGGGCGGCGGAGGCCCTCGGCCTAATCGGTGATGAGCGTGCGCTGAGCGCACTTACCGGATCGCTTCATGACGAAAAGGACCATGTCCGTTACATGGCGGCAAAAGGCCTCGGGATGTTCGGTCAGAAGGAGTCGTCGATCTCTCTTCTCCCCCTTCTCAGGGACAAAAACGAATATGTCCGGAGGATAACCGCTGTGTCGCTAGGCAATATCGGAGTGTCGTCAAGCGCAAAGGCAGCCCTTGAAACTGCTGTGAAGATCGAAAAAGACTCTTCAGCGCTTGATGCGATGAAACAGGCACTGGAAAAAATTTCATAG
- the fhcD gene encoding formylmethanofuran--tetrahydromethanopterin N-formyltransferase: MQINGTEIVDTYAEAFPIWLSRVIITADTHELAMVAATEATGFATSTIMCPCEAGIERYYSPEETPDKRPGVSIFICTARKSMKENVAARISQCVLTAATASAFDGFPDAAGTRFHIKMHYFGDSYESRCTVGGRKCWKIPVMEGDYTGEESFGAVKGIAGGNFLIMGKNKESALSAAQAAIEAIRNREGIITGFPGGIVASGSKVASKNYRFPMSASTNHRLCPTLKGKIEDSLVPEGVNSIYEIVINGTDTGVIEAAMRDGILAATEKEGIMYIGAGNYDGKLGSNNFHLHEILKNVNKT, encoded by the coding sequence ATGCAGATAAACGGCACTGAAATTGTCGATACATATGCAGAGGCATTTCCGATCTGGCTCTCAAGAGTAATAATAACGGCCGATACACATGAGCTTGCAATGGTTGCAGCGACGGAGGCCACCGGCTTTGCAACCTCGACTATCATGTGCCCGTGCGAAGCGGGAATCGAGAGATATTACTCCCCGGAAGAGACACCGGACAAGCGTCCCGGAGTATCGATATTCATCTGCACTGCCAGAAAGAGCATGAAAGAGAATGTCGCTGCAAGAATATCCCAGTGCGTTCTTACGGCTGCAACCGCATCTGCATTCGACGGATTTCCTGATGCGGCGGGCACAAGATTCCACATTAAGATGCACTATTTCGGTGACTCGTACGAGAGCCGCTGCACTGTCGGGGGCAGAAAATGCTGGAAGATTCCTGTGATGGAAGGAGATTATACCGGGGAAGAGTCCTTTGGTGCGGTCAAAGGGATTGCAGGCGGAAATTTCCTTATCATGGGTAAGAATAAGGAGTCCGCACTCTCAGCTGCACAGGCGGCAATCGAGGCAATCAGGAATAGGGAGGGAATTATAACAGGATTTCCCGGCGGGATTGTTGCAAGCGGGTCAAAGGTTGCAAGTAAGAATTACAGGTTCCCTATGTCTGCAAGCACAAACCACAGGCTCTGCCCGACACTTAAAGGTAAGATCGAAGATTCCCTCGTCCCCGAAGGTGTGAATTCAATCTATGAGATTGTCATAAACGGAACCGATACAGGCGTTATTGAAGCTGCCATGAGAGATGGAATACTTGCAGCGACGGAAAAAGAGGGTATCATGTATATCGGTGCCGGAAATTATGACGGGAAACTCGGCTCAAATAATTTCCATCTTCATGAAATCCTTAAAAACGTTAATAAAACATAG
- a CDS encoding GtrA family protein, with amino-acid sequence MQLKTILGKIEEKIPPPQFIFGEKIIVFFFIGIVSSLADIGILYLLTDELGVWYLESAAVSYCCGTVLSYWLNKHLTFRDSSRKYLSQFLLFAAISISSLLLTLCIIWVSVEIFSLSYLTGKVIAIIIAFFWNFTGQSRITFKDS; translated from the coding sequence ATGCAGCTGAAAACTATATTGGGGAAAATAGAAGAGAAGATTCCCCCCCCTCAATTCATATTCGGCGAAAAGATCATAGTATTCTTTTTCATCGGAATAGTCTCTTCCCTCGCCGACATTGGTATTTTATACCTTCTCACCGACGAACTCGGAGTATGGTATCTTGAGTCGGCTGCGGTTTCATACTGCTGCGGGACTGTACTGAGCTACTGGCTCAACAAGCACCTCACGTTCCGGGACAGCAGCAGGAAATATTTAAGCCAGTTCCTTCTGTTTGCCGCAATCTCCATAAGCAGTCTTCTCCTTACCCTTTGTATAATCTGGGTGTCGGTCGAGATCTTCAGCCTGAGCTACCTGACGGGAAAGGTCATCGCGATAATAATCGCGTTCTTCTGGAATTTCACAGGACAGAGCAGGATCACGTTTAAGGATTCCTGA
- a CDS encoding sensor histidine kinase, with product MMQVLVVDNENPILDINKADLENNPGFSIDAVKSAHDALERMKSSRYDVVIFNYQIPETDGPDFLKTVRNGGFEMPLIIFTGRSSGDIVRGTLNERADLFPGTDGDPGARLAMFTGLIRHVLKMKMIEKELPEVSRQFRNVTEFLPDATFVIDSGGRTIVSNSEMEKMTGIPGQQMLGKDHSLYSEAIYGEKRPMLVDLIDSMDDCAVFGYKNIQSDEGTISGEVHLPLIYGGKGGHFWGKASLLYGADGNVTGAIESIRDVTELREYERCLYEALEEKNIIIREVHHRVRNNLQIISALVQLQQSCSCDENLKSELEKLNNRIFTMAAAYEMLLENKDANYCRINVKNLVNTLIPALSIPHPAPYRLSFDLNIFDEYFDLDTSVSVGLILNELLSCMLMHSTRTAKDVTIRISMERDGEGMVKLTASSGDLELSGDFEISCSNELGARFLSLIVEKNLKGDIGMTRGPGITVIIRFAYSRSDSAASKAIQG from the coding sequence ATGATGCAGGTACTGGTTGTAGACAATGAAAACCCGATTCTTGATATAAATAAAGCAGATCTTGAAAATAATCCCGGTTTCTCTATTGATGCCGTAAAATCGGCCCATGATGCACTGGAACGGATGAAAAGCTCCAGGTATGATGTCGTAATCTTCAATTACCAGATTCCTGAGACAGACGGACCTGATTTTTTAAAGACAGTTCGCAACGGCGGATTCGAGATGCCCCTCATTATATTCACCGGAAGAAGCAGCGGGGATATCGTCCGGGGTACCCTTAATGAGAGAGCCGATCTCTTTCCCGGGACAGACGGAGACCCTGGGGCCCGGCTTGCGATGTTTACAGGACTGATTCGCCATGTTTTAAAGATGAAGATGATAGAAAAAGAATTACCGGAAGTCAGCCGGCAGTTCCGAAACGTCACTGAATTCCTTCCTGACGCAACGTTCGTTATCGATAGTGGAGGGAGAACAATCGTCTCAAACAGTGAAATGGAGAAGATGACCGGAATTCCAGGGCAACAGATGCTTGGAAAAGATCACTCTCTTTATTCAGAGGCTATTTACGGCGAAAAAAGACCTATGCTTGTCGATCTGATCGATAGCATGGATGATTGCGCCGTGTTCGGTTACAAAAATATACAAAGCGATGAAGGGACAATCAGTGGCGAGGTTCACCTCCCGCTTATATACGGCGGTAAAGGAGGACATTTTTGGGGGAAGGCTTCACTGCTTTATGGTGCAGATGGAAATGTCACGGGAGCTATCGAATCCATTCGTGACGTTACCGAACTACGGGAATACGAAAGATGCCTGTATGAGGCCCTTGAAGAGAAAAATATAATTATCCGGGAGGTTCATCACAGGGTCAGGAACAACCTCCAGATCATATCGGCCCTGGTTCAGCTCCAGCAATCATGCTCCTGCGATGAAAATCTTAAATCCGAACTGGAAAAACTGAATAACCGCATATTTACGATGGCAGCTGCCTATGAAATGCTCCTGGAAAACAAGGACGCAAATTATTGCCGGATCAATGTCAAAAATCTGGTAAACACTCTCATACCGGCTTTATCCATTCCACACCCCGCTCCTTACAGGTTATCCTTTGATCTGAATATATTCGATGAATACTTTGATCTGGATACATCAGTTTCAGTCGGTCTTATACTGAATGAATTGCTTTCCTGTATGCTCATGCACTCAACCCGTACCGCAAAGGATGTCACGATTCGAATCTCAATGGAAAGGGATGGAGAAGGAATGGTTAAATTAACTGCTTCTTCCGGAGACCTGGAACTTTCCGGTGATTTTGAGATCTCCTGTTCAAACGAGCTGGGAGCCAGGTTTTTATCATTAATCGTGGAAAAGAATCTCAAAGGCGATATCGGGATGACCCGGGGTCCGGGTATAACCGTTATCATCAGGTTTGCCTACAGCAGATCTGATTCTGCTGCTTCGAAGGCCATACAGGGTTAG
- a CDS encoding MFS transporter, with amino-acid sequence MKSRFTGRVALFIAVLAGFLTPFDSSAVNIALPTIGTEFSMDAITLSWVATAYLLASAAFLVPTGRIADIVGRKKVFKIGLSVFTIASFLMIFSVSPEMIIALRVIQGIGSAMIFGTAVAILTSAVPPAERGKSLGIYITSVYLGLAAGPFLGGLLTGYLGWRSIFLINVPLGLLTLAMIHLMMKEEWADARGEHFDLAGSLLYGFSLVGVMYGLSLLPDAAGYIIAIAGAVLLAAFVWWEIHEKSPVLEMKLFIENRVFAFSNLAALINYSATFAVTFFMSLYLQYIRGLSPEYAGLVLIIQPITQAAISPFAGKLSDRIEPGIIASTGMALNAFGLFLLVFISDSTPFVLFAAVLAVLGLGFGLFSSPNLNAIMTSVEKKYYGIASGTQGTMRLIGQMLSMGMATMILAFFIGRVVITIDNHARFISGMHAAFALFTILCIVGVFFSMVRGKLRRDE; translated from the coding sequence ATGAAAAGCCGGTTCACAGGCAGGGTCGCACTCTTCATCGCGGTCCTGGCCGGATTCCTTACGCCCTTCGATTCTTCGGCGGTGAACATCGCACTTCCGACGATCGGAACCGAATTCTCGATGGACGCAATCACCCTGAGCTGGGTTGCGACCGCCTACCTGCTGGCATCCGCCGCCTTCCTTGTTCCCACGGGTAGGATCGCGGACATCGTCGGGAGAAAGAAGGTCTTTAAGATCGGGCTTTCGGTCTTCACAATCGCTTCGTTCCTGATGATCTTTTCGGTATCGCCGGAGATGATCATAGCCCTCCGCGTAATACAGGGAATCGGTTCGGCGATGATATTCGGAACCGCAGTCGCTATTCTCACCTCGGCGGTGCCTCCGGCGGAGAGGGGGAAATCGCTCGGCATATACATCACGTCCGTATATCTGGGCCTCGCGGCCGGACCTTTCCTCGGCGGACTGCTCACCGGGTATCTCGGGTGGAGATCGATATTCCTCATCAACGTCCCGCTCGGACTCCTGACCCTCGCCATGATCCACCTGATGATGAAGGAGGAATGGGCGGACGCGAGAGGAGAGCACTTCGATCTTGCCGGCTCGCTGCTCTACGGCTTTTCACTTGTCGGGGTGATGTACGGGCTCTCCCTCCTCCCGGATGCGGCAGGCTACATAATCGCAATCGCCGGTGCCGTCCTTCTGGCCGCCTTCGTATGGTGGGAGATTCACGAGAAGAGCCCTGTGCTCGAGATGAAACTGTTCATCGAAAACAGGGTGTTCGCATTCTCCAATCTCGCCGCACTGATCAATTACAGTGCAACGTTCGCCGTGACCTTCTTCATGAGCCTCTATCTCCAGTACATAAGAGGGCTTTCGCCTGAATATGCGGGGCTGGTTCTTATAATCCAGCCGATAACACAGGCGGCAATATCTCCGTTCGCGGGAAAACTCTCCGACCGCATAGAACCGGGGATTATCGCATCGACCGGTATGGCCCTAAACGCATTCGGCCTGTTCCTGCTGGTGTTCATCTCCGACAGCACTCCGTTCGTTCTTTTCGCGGCGGTGCTTGCCGTACTGGGCCTCGGCTTCGGGCTGTTCTCCTCCCCCAACCTGAACGCGATAATGACCTCGGTTGAGAAGAAGTATTACGGAATCGCCTCGGGTACGCAGGGAACCATGCGGCTAATCGGCCAGATGCTCTCCATGGGAATGGCCACCATGATCCTCGCCTTCTTCATCGGCAGGGTAGTGATCACGATCGATAACCACGCCCGGTTCATTTCGGGAATGCATGCCGCCTTCGCCCTCTTCACGATCCTGTGTATCGTCGGCGTTTTCTTTTCAATGGTTAGAGGAAAACTGAGGAGAGACGAATAG